From the genome of Perca fluviatilis chromosome 8, GENO_Pfluv_1.0, whole genome shotgun sequence:
ttgacattgttttgttaaaggggtcacaagccaaaaagcCACTGGTTTAGATTAAATTACAGTTCGCTGTTAAGTACTAGTGTTGTTTAGTACACCCTCTGTTGGTCTATTTCATCACAAAATATACAGCAAAGCAGGAGGGGAgaatgacacacaaacactcacatgtGGCAGACATGGGCCAGGAAAGTGCTGACCAGGCTCTCATGTTTACTGCAGATGTCCTTCTGAAACGAGCTTTTTAACCAGTCCTCGATGTTGCACACTTGCAGGACCCTGCTGGAGTACCAGCAAACTGTCAAGAAACGTAATGAGGGTCCCAGCACAAAGTTGTCCTTCGTCAGCTGACACGGGGAGCTGAAGTGAAGTAGAGTCCAGAGGCAAGGGTCCAGGAAGACTTCGCGCAGCTGATGACAGGTAAGAGACAAACTCCTCCGGCTGTCCTTGTCAAGGAAGGAGAAAAGGTGGAGGAGACATTCACCGTCGAGCTGGGTGAGATGCATGGTGAGCCGTCccaagacagaaagaaaaagaggccTTGTCCCTGTGGTGGCAATAGGCCTGCTGGTAAGCAGCAACAATGCGCCTGCAGCCTGTATTGTGTGGCCCAGATACATGATGCCTCCTCAGGCACACGCTGGAGGCCTGCACATATAAGGTCGGGGAGTGTTGGCTATTTTGGGAAGACAACTGGCGTACACGGTCAAAGATGGAGGTGCCTGAGCCATACGCTCCCTCTCCATCTGTCATGGCTCTCAACAGGCGGCAAGCGCTGGACTGAGCCAGATGTTTACACTGGCCTGGCCTAGTTCTCAGATACGTACACACTgagtgacagcacacaaaaAACTGTGCAGTTTGACACTAAAAGGCTGTTTTCCCATTTGTATAATTGTTCAGTGCAGGAGAAGGAGTAGATGCCATTTTAAGAATCTTTAAATAtgtaatttaactttttgtGGGGAAACCATATCAGACGCAAATTATTATTTGAAGCGGagtatttttaaatgtcttaaaacATGTCTGGGGGAtctttaagttgttttttgtgtgccaATGCAattctgataaaatattttaaagataGAGTTGGTGCAACAAATGAAAGATACTATTTTGTCTGCTCCATATAGGAAGGAGAAAATAATATgaagatcaaattaaaatataatgcaATCCACTACAAGACCATCACAAAGTCAAATGAGTTGAGTTAGCCTCT
Proteins encoded in this window:
- the fbxl22 gene encoding F-box and leucine-rich protein 22; translation: MYLGHTIQAAGALLLLTSRPIATTGTRPLFLSVLGRLTMHLTQLDGECLLHLFSFLDKDSRRSLSLTCHQLREVFLDPCLWTLLHFSSPCQLTKDNFVLGPSLRFLTVCWYSSRVLQVCNIEDWLKSSFQKDICSKHESLVSTFLAHVCHMCPNLLWLTLSGCGHITDQDVISVLQSCRKLRRLHLENCVRITDCSLEGVAAHGHSLEEVKVDFCRNITQSGLQAVGEKRPGIQLSAERSADMIPDSKPEERVPLRRTLQKVLQFS